One Candidatus Nomurabacteria bacterium genomic window carries:
- a CDS encoding alpha,alpha-trehalase has translation MNRIWHKKPPHMHNANVEATLAYIDQHWADLLYKNTQDTGTLIGLPHDYIVPAAQANAQFNFEEQYYWDTYFILLGLNDQKYSQLAKGMLENLVALYKRFHMIPNASRLYFLSRSQPPLLTSMILLYKETFGCSGEWFDEMMAIAEDEYTTVWMSTKHPHWRKIGQLNRYYDINALHDLAEAESGWDMTPRFDRKCLDYYPIDLNSLLYKYEKDFADWYRTKNDLKTAALWDNKAQKRAQIVDELLWGHVRKFYFDYNFEDEKRGLTWSLAGFYPMWVGMVDDKKAKELVKQLGKFEKDGGLSTTSRPMINLSLLFGSVKTQWAYPNGWAPLQWIVIKGLERYGYTEDANRLAKKWLKTCTDWYATHGVLLEKYNVVTPTKEPIKGVYPSQTGFGWTNGIYVALARDYA, from the coding sequence ATGAATAGAATTTGGCATAAAAAGCCACCACATATGCATAATGCGAACGTTGAAGCGACGCTTGCCTACATAGACCAACACTGGGCTGATTTACTATATAAAAACACACAAGACACAGGCACGTTAATAGGATTACCGCACGACTACATAGTTCCGGCTGCCCAGGCGAATGCGCAATTTAATTTTGAAGAACAGTACTACTGGGATACTTATTTCATACTGCTGGGGCTTAACGACCAAAAATATAGTCAACTCGCCAAAGGAATGTTAGAAAATTTAGTAGCACTGTATAAACGGTTTCATATGATTCCAAACGCTAGTCGGCTCTATTTTTTAAGTCGTTCACAACCACCACTGCTCACGTCTATGATACTTTTATATAAAGAAACATTTGGTTGTTCTGGTGAGTGGTTTGATGAAATGATGGCGATAGCTGAAGATGAATATACTACCGTGTGGATGAGTACGAAGCATCCACACTGGCGAAAAATTGGGCAGCTTAATAGATACTACGATATCAATGCCCTCCATGATCTGGCCGAAGCTGAAAGTGGGTGGGATATGACACCACGCTTTGATAGAAAGTGTCTAGATTACTATCCGATTGACCTAAATTCATTACTATATAAGTATGAAAAAGATTTTGCTGATTGGTATCGGACAAAAAACGATCTAAAAACCGCTGCATTATGGGACAATAAGGCCCAAAAACGTGCCCAAATTGTTGATGAATTATTATGGGGTCATGTGCGAAAATTTTATTTTGATTATAACTTTGAAGATGAGAAAAGAGGCTTAACGTGGTCACTTGCTGGGTTTTACCCAATGTGGGTTGGCATGGTAGATGATAAAAAAGCGAAAGAACTTGTAAAACAACTTGGTAAGTTTGAAAAAGATGGCGGTTTAAGCACCACATCGCGTCCAATGATTAATTTATCATTGCTGTTTGGATCGGTGAAAACACAGTGGGCGTACCCAAATGGCTGGGCACCACTGCAGTGGATTGTTATTAAGGGTCTCGAAAGATACGGATATACAGAAGACGCAAACCGGCTCGCGAAGAAATGGCTTAAAACATGTACTGATTGGTATGCCACCCATGGCGTGCTATTAGAAAAATATAATGTTGTTACTCCAACAAAAGAGCCTATAAAAGGCGTATACCCGAGCCAGACAGGATTTGGCTGGACGAATGGAATATATGTCGCATTGGCAAGAGATTACGCGTAA
- a CDS encoding FKBP-type peptidyl-prolyl cis-trans isomerase, whose protein sequence is MVIIGALTIGVIAALGGGFFAWQSAQQDSSQTKSSLSTGATVPLNYENAGGDSISLTPKQNTPKDPNALSVDSSPTTSTNLGSGTTRQQTTNTGSTADTTNFSDYEQYKDKNEVFFGDIVLGKGAEAVKDSKLAVTYKGYLTNGQLFDQSRTGNNGQLEPLLFTLGAGQLIPGFEQGVAGMKAGGTRRVIIPPSLGYGPNAQGSIPANSVLIFDIQLTAAQ, encoded by the coding sequence ATGGTAATAATAGGAGCACTCACTATTGGTGTCATCGCGGCGCTTGGTGGTGGGTTTTTTGCGTGGCAATCGGCGCAGCAAGATTCGTCGCAAACGAAAAGCTCGCTCAGCACGGGTGCTACCGTACCTCTTAATTACGAGAATGCAGGAGGTGATTCTATTAGTCTTACACCGAAACAGAATACTCCTAAAGATCCGAACGCGCTAAGCGTTGACTCTTCGCCAACTACGAGCACTAACTTAGGTTCAGGTACCACGAGACAACAGACAACGAATACTGGTAGTACCGCTGACACGACAAATTTTAGCGACTATGAACAATACAAAGATAAAAATGAAGTTTTTTTTGGTGATATTGTTTTAGGGAAAGGCGCCGAGGCCGTTAAAGATTCTAAACTTGCTGTTACCTATAAGGGTTACTTAACAAACGGTCAGCTATTTGATCAATCACGCACAGGCAACAATGGCCAGTTAGAACCACTACTGTTTACGCTTGGTGCTGGCCAACTGATACCTGGTTTTGAACAAGGCGTTGCAGGCATGAAAGCAGGTGGCACGAGGCGCGTTATAATACCACCCAGCCTTGGCTATGGTCCGAACGCACAAGGCAGTATACCGGCGAATTCTGTATTAATATTTGATATTCAACTTACCGCAGCACAATAA